From the Roseibium salinum genome, one window contains:
- a CDS encoding PaaI family thioesterase, with translation MTDTHVYKEDGPAPGPLPMAAVASLSGMDIFARMMAGELPAPPIMMHLNIRMKEFSEGRSVFTGMPAREFLNPQGTVHGGWISTLIDTALSCAVHTALKPGEFYTTTSLTVNMVRPLKTDSGEVTCEGRLVHRGSRLATSEGDLRDARGKLIAHGTVSCMILRTS, from the coding sequence ATGACTGACACCCACGTATATAAAGAAGACGGCCCGGCGCCCGGTCCCCTGCCGATGGCTGCGGTCGCCAGTCTGTCGGGCATGGACATCTTTGCAAGGATGATGGCCGGCGAACTGCCCGCCCCGCCGATCATGATGCACCTGAACATAAGAATGAAGGAATTCTCCGAAGGCCGGTCCGTCTTCACCGGCATGCCAGCCAGGGAGTTTCTCAACCCGCAAGGCACCGTGCACGGCGGCTGGATCTCGACCCTGATCGACACAGCCCTGAGCTGCGCCGTTCACACGGCTCTCAAGCCCGGTGAATTCTACACGACCACCTCCCTCACGGTGAACATGGTCCGCCCGCTCAAGACCGATAGCGGCGAAGTCACCTGCGAGGGCCGGCTGGTCCACCGTGGTTCCCGCCTTGCGACGTCCGAAGGCGACCTCAGGGACGCGCGCGGCAAGCTGATCGCCCACGGCACGGTGAGCTGCATGATTCTGCGCACCTCCTGA
- a CDS encoding MarR family winged helix-turn-helix transcriptional regulator, which produces MTSAFNDIDFVHMGRTCLGHAARRTANLLTRHYNRHMAPLGLELTQCQLLAAIAEGSATSASQIARFLGIDRSTLARNLEPLETAGLIARQRTAGRTVLPVLTPAGERKVIEIHRTWQRAQAELCDLLGPDAAESSRSQMSALRKAVHILEHSGSPQPEAAAKTPTASPSSPTGQQS; this is translated from the coding sequence ATGACTTCAGCATTCAACGATATCGACTTCGTCCACATGGGCCGCACCTGCCTGGGCCATGCCGCCCGGCGAACGGCAAACCTGCTCACCCGGCATTACAACCGGCACATGGCCCCGCTCGGACTGGAGCTCACCCAGTGCCAGCTGCTGGCCGCGATCGCGGAAGGGTCCGCGACTTCAGCCTCGCAGATCGCCCGCTTCCTCGGCATCGACCGCTCGACGCTGGCGCGAAACCTGGAGCCGCTGGAGACCGCCGGCCTCATCGCCCGGCAAAGAACCGCCGGACGGACAGTTCTGCCAGTGCTGACGCCTGCCGGCGAAAGAAAGGTGATCGAGATCCACAGGACCTGGCAGCGGGCCCAGGCCGAGCTCTGCGACCTGCTGGGCCCGGACGCGGCCGAATCCTCCCGGAGCCAGATGTCGGCACTGCGAAAGGCCGTCCATATCCTTGAACACAGTGGTTCGCCGCAGCCCGAAGCTGCCGCAAAAACGCCAACCGCCTCTCCCTCCTCCCCGACAGGACAGCAGTCATGA
- the tuf gene encoding elongation factor Tu has translation MAKEKFERTKPHVNIGTIGHVDHGKTTLTAAITMTLAETGGATARAYDEIDGAPEEKARGITISTAHVEYETENRHYAHVDCPGHADYVKNMITGAAQMDGGILVVSAADGPMPQTREHILLARQVGVPALVVFMNKVDQVDDEELLELVEMEVRELLSSYEFPGDDIPIVKGSALAAVENRDPAIGRDAIRELMAQVDAYIPTPERPKDMPFLMPIEDVFSISGRGTVVTGRVERGIVKVGEEVEIVGIKDTRKTTVTGVEMFRKLLDSGEAGDNIGALIRGIGRDDVERGQVLCKPGSVTPHTKFKAEAYILTKEEGGRHTPFFTNYRPQFYFRTTDVTGVVTLPEGTEMVMPGDNVSVDVELIVPIAMEEGLRFAIREGGRTVGAGVVASIIE, from the coding sequence ATGGCGAAGGAAAAATTTGAGCGCACGAAGCCGCACGTTAACATTGGCACGATTGGCCACGTTGACCATGGCAAGACGACGCTGACTGCAGCAATCACCATGACACTTGCCGAAACCGGCGGTGCGACGGCGAGAGCTTACGACGAGATCGACGGTGCGCCTGAAGAAAAGGCCCGCGGCATCACCATCTCCACGGCACACGTTGAGTATGAGACGGAAAACCGTCACTACGCTCACGTCGACTGCCCTGGCCACGCCGACTATGTGAAGAACATGATCACCGGCGCGGCGCAGATGGACGGCGGCATCCTGGTGGTTTCGGCGGCTGACGGCCCGATGCCGCAGACCCGCGAGCACATCCTCCTGGCGCGCCAGGTCGGCGTTCCGGCGCTGGTGGTGTTCATGAACAAGGTCGACCAGGTCGACGACGAAGAGCTGCTCGAGCTCGTCGAAATGGAAGTCCGCGAACTTCTGTCCTCCTACGAGTTCCCGGGCGACGACATTCCGATCGTCAAGGGTTCGGCCCTGGCGGCCGTGGAAAATCGCGATCCGGCCATCGGCCGCGATGCGATCCGTGAGCTGATGGCTCAGGTCGATGCGTATATCCCGACCCCGGAGCGTCCGAAGGACATGCCGTTCCTGATGCCGATCGAAGACGTGTTCTCGATCTCCGGCCGCGGCACGGTTGTGACCGGGCGTGTGGAGCGTGGCATCGTCAAGGTGGGCGAGGAAGTCGAGATCGTCGGCATCAAGGACACCCGCAAGACGACGGTTACCGGCGTTGAAATGTTCCGCAAGCTGCTGGACAGCGGCGAAGCGGGCGACAACATCGGTGCGCTGATCCGCGGTATCGGCCGTGACGACGTTGAGCGCGGCCAGGTTCTTTGCAAGCCGGGTTCGGTTACCCCGCACACGAAGTTCAAGGCCGAGGCCTACATCCTGACGAAGGAAGAAGGCGGCCGTCATACCCCGTTCTTCACCAACTACCGGCCGCAGTTCTACTTCCGCACGACGGACGTGACCGGTGTGGTGACGCTGCCGGAAGGCACGGAAATGGTGATGCCGGGCGACAACGTCTCGGTTGACGTCGAACTGATCGTGCCGATCGCCATGGAAGAAGGCCTGCGCTTCGCTATCCGCGAAGGCGGCCGCACCGTCGGCGCCGGCGTCGTCGCATCCATCATCGAATAA
- the secE gene encoding preprotein translocase subunit SecE encodes MAKTNPFKFIQEVRSETSKVTWPTRRETAVTTVMVFVMVLIASIFFLLADQLMSLGIGYLLGIGG; translated from the coding sequence ATGGCGAAGACCAATCCCTTTAAATTCATCCAGGAAGTGCGCTCCGAGACGTCCAAGGTGACGTGGCCGACGCGCCGCGAGACGGCTGTGACCACCGTGATGGTGTTCGTCATGGTGTTGATCGCCTCGATCTTTTTCCTTCTGGCAGATCAGCTGATGAGCCTGGGGATCGGATATCTCCTGGGCATCGGCGGCTAA
- the nusG gene encoding transcription termination/antitermination protein NusG — MAKRWYIVHAYSNFEKKVAESIREKAEQKGLSDLFEEILVPMEKVVEVRRGRKVDAERKFFPGYVLVKMEMTNEAFHLIRDTPKVTGFLGADQKPMPIPEAEAMRILNQVQEGVDRPKPSVTFEVGEQVRVSDGPFASFSGLVEEVDDERARLKVAVSIFGRATPVELEFGQVDKL; from the coding sequence ATGGCCAAGCGCTGGTACATTGTGCACGCCTATTCCAATTTCGAGAAGAAGGTCGCCGAGTCCATCCGCGAAAAGGCCGAGCAGAAAGGTTTATCCGATCTGTTTGAGGAAATTCTCGTTCCGATGGAAAAGGTCGTCGAAGTGCGCCGCGGCCGCAAGGTTGACGCTGAGCGCAAGTTCTTCCCGGGCTATGTCCTGGTGAAGATGGAGATGACCAACGAGGCGTTTCACCTGATCAGGGACACGCCGAAGGTAACCGGCTTCCTGGGCGCGGATCAGAAGCCGATGCCGATTCCGGAAGCGGAGGCCATGCGTATCCTGAACCAGGTTCAGGAAGGCGTGGACCGGCCGAAACCTTCGGTCACCTTCGAGGTCGGCGAGCAGGTGCGCGTGTCCGACGGGCCGTTCGCGTCCTTCTCCGGCCTGGTCGAGGAAGTTGACGACGAGCGTGCGCGCCTCAAGGTGGCGGTGTCCATCTTCGGACGTGCGACGCCGGTTGAACTGGAATTCGGTCAGGTCGACAAACTCTGA
- the rplK gene encoding 50S ribosomal protein L11 produces the protein MAKKIVGFLKLQVPAGSATPSPPIGPALGQRGLNIMEFCKAFNAQTQDVEKGAPCPTVITYYSDKSFTFEVKTAPVSFFLKKAAKVQKGAPTPGRGTVGSVSRAQVKEIAEAKMKDLNATNVEAAMLMVEGSARSMGLEVTE, from the coding sequence ATGGCGAAAAAAATCGTTGGCTTCCTGAAGCTTCAGGTGCCTGCAGGTTCCGCTACACCGTCGCCGCCCATCGGGCCGGCGCTCGGTCAGCGTGGTCTGAACATCATGGAATTCTGCAAGGCGTTCAACGCCCAGACCCAGGATGTTGAAAAGGGTGCTCCGTGCCCGACCGTGATTACATACTACTCCGACAAGTCCTTCACTTTCGAAGTGAAAACGGCTCCCGTCAGCTTCTTCCTGAAGAAAGCTGCGAAGGTGCAGAAGGGCGCTCCGACCCCGGGCCGCGGCACGGTCGGTTCCGTGTCCAGGGCGCAGGTGAAGGAAATCGCCGAAGCCAAGATGAAGGACCTGAACGCCACCAACGTCGAAGCTGCGATGCTGATGGTCGAAGGCTCCGCCCGTTCCATGGGCCTCGAGGTAACGGAGTAA
- the rplA gene encoding 50S ribosomal protein L1 has product MAKVGKRIRAAREGIDRNKVYPLTEAISLVKERAKTKFDETVEIAINLGVDPRHADQMVRGVCVLPNGTGKSVRVAVFARGDKAEEAKAAGADIVGAEELVEEVQSGKIDFDRCIATPDMMPLVGRLGKVLGPRGLMPNPKVGTVTPDVKSAVRDAKGGAVQFRVEKAGIVHAGVGKVSFTEEAITQNVKALIDAIQKAKPAGAKGSYLRRIAVSSTMGPGVKVDLATVAGE; this is encoded by the coding sequence ATGGCAAAGGTTGGAAAACGTATCCGCGCAGCGCGCGAAGGTATCGATCGCAACAAGGTGTATCCGCTGACCGAGGCGATCAGCCTGGTAAAAGAGCGTGCCAAGACCAAGTTCGACGAAACCGTTGAAATTGCGATCAATCTCGGCGTTGACCCGCGCCATGCGGACCAGATGGTCCGTGGCGTCTGCGTTCTGCCGAACGGCACCGGCAAGTCGGTCCGTGTTGCGGTGTTCGCCCGTGGCGACAAGGCCGAGGAAGCAAAGGCAGCCGGCGCCGATATCGTCGGTGCGGAAGAGCTCGTCGAGGAAGTGCAGAGCGGCAAGATCGACTTCGATCGCTGCATTGCAACGCCGGACATGATGCCGCTGGTCGGCCGTCTCGGCAAGGTGCTCGGCCCGCGCGGCCTGATGCCGAACCCGAAGGTCGGCACCGTGACCCCGGACGTCAAGTCCGCTGTTCGCGATGCCAAGGGCGGTGCTGTGCAGTTCCGCGTCGAAAAGGCCGGGATCGTCCATGCCGGCGTCGGCAAGGTGTCCTTTACTGAAGAGGCCATCACTCAGAACGTCAAGGCTCTGATCGATGCCATTCAGAAGGCCAAGCCTGCCGGTGCGAAGGGCTCCTACCTGAGGCGCATTGCCGTGTCCTCGACGATGGGCCCGGGCGTGAAGGTCGATCTGGCCACCGTGGCCGGCGAATAA
- the rplJ gene encoding 50S ribosomal protein L10 codes for MERAEKHEFVTSFNAELGNAGVVVVAHYAGLSVAQMTALRASVREAGGTVKVAKNRLVKLALQGTDLEHISDLFQGPTVIVYSDDPVAAPKAAVDFAKANEKFAILGGALGTTNLNPEGVKSLATMPSLDELRARLVGMIQTPATRIAQVVNAPAGQLARVFGAYAKKDEAA; via the coding sequence GTGGAAAGAGCGGAAAAGCACGAGTTCGTGACGTCTTTCAACGCCGAGCTGGGTAATGCCGGTGTTGTCGTTGTCGCGCACTATGCAGGTCTTTCGGTTGCTCAGATGACCGCATTGCGGGCATCCGTGCGCGAAGCCGGCGGCACTGTGAAAGTCGCAAAAAACCGCCTTGTGAAACTCGCCCTTCAAGGCACCGACCTTGAGCACATCTCCGACCTGTTTCAGGGCCCGACCGTCATCGTCTACTCCGACGATCCGGTAGCCGCTCCGAAAGCAGCCGTCGATTTCGCCAAGGCAAACGAGAAGTTTGCAATCCTTGGCGGTGCTCTGGGCACGACCAACCTCAATCCGGAAGGGGTCAAATCTCTGGCAACCATGCCGTCGCTCGATGAGCTGCGCGCGAGACTGGTTGGCATGATTCAGACCCCGGCGACCCGGATTGCTCAGGTTGTCAACGCACCGGCCGGGCAGCTTGCCCGCGTCTTCGGCGCGTACGCCAAGAAGGATGAGGCCGCATAG
- the rplL gene encoding 50S ribosomal protein L7/L12: MADLEKLVDELSALTVMEAAELSKLLEEKWGVSAAAPVAVAAAGGAAADAGAAAEEKTEFDVVLASAGDKKINVIKEVRAITGLGLKEAKELVESAPKAVKEGVSKDEAEELKKKLEEAGASVELK; this comes from the coding sequence ATGGCTGATCTTGAAAAGCTCGTTGATGAACTGTCTGCACTGACCGTTATGGAAGCTGCTGAACTCAGCAAGCTTCTGGAAGAAAAGTGGGGCGTCTCCGCCGCTGCTCCGGTTGCTGTTGCTGCTGCTGGCGGTGCTGCTGCTGATGCGGGTGCTGCTGCTGAAGAGAAAACCGAATTTGACGTGGTCCTGGCTTCTGCCGGCGACAAGAAAATCAACGTCATCAAGGAAGTCCGCGCAATCACCGGTCTTGGCCTGAAGGAAGCTAAGGAGCTCGTCGAAAGCGCTCCGAAGGCGGTCAAGGAAGGCGTTAGCAAAGACGAAGCAGAAGAGCTGAAGAAGAAGCTCGAAGAAGCTGGTGCTTCCGTCGAGCTGAAGTAA
- the rpoB gene encoding DNA-directed RNA polymerase subunit beta has protein sequence MTQTFNGRKKVRKYFGTIRDVAAMPNLIEVQKASYDQFLQVDEMPGGGRKSEGLEAVFQSVFPISDFAGTSLLEFVSYEFEAPKYDVDECRQRDMTYAAPLKVTLRLIVFDVDEDTGAKSVKDIKEQDVYMGDMPFMTDNGTFIVNGTERVIVSQMHRSPGVFFDHDKGKTHSSGKLLFAARVIPYRGSWLDIEFDAKDVVHARIDRRRKIPVTSLLMALGLDGEEILNTFYNRVEYTRQKDGSWRMPFDGNRLKGTKASYDLIDADSGEVVIEGGRKITARTIKQLDEKGVKALKVTDEDLFGQYLAEDIVDAKTGEIYCEAGDELNGKLLEELVERGYHDLSILDIDHINTGAYIRNTLAVDKNESREDALFDIYRVMRPGEPPTIDTAEAMFQSLFFDPERYDLSAVGRVKMNMRLDVECEDTVRTLRKDDILEVIRVLVELRDGKGEIDDIDNLGNRRVRSVGELMENQYRVGLLRMERAIKERMSSVEIDTVMPQDLINAKPAAAAVREFFGSSQLSQFMDQTNPLSEVTHKRRLSALGPGGLTRERAGFEVRDVHPTHYGRICPIETPEGPNIGLINSLATFARVNKYGFIESPYRKVKGGAVTREVVYLSAMEEAKHYVAQSNAVYDEEGRFTEELITCRHAGENMMVPSDKVDLMDVSPKQLVSVAAALIPFLENDDANRALMGSNMQRQAVPLVRAEAPFVGTGMEPIVARDSGAAIGARRAGVVDQVDATRIVIRATEEIDPGKSGVDIYRLQKYQRSNQNTCINQRPLVRVGDKVHKGDIIADGPSTDLGDLALGRNVLVAFMPWNGYNFEDPILLSERIVSDDVFTSIHLEEFEVMARDTKLGPEEITRDIPNVSEEALKNLDEAGIVYIGAELQPGDILVGKITPKGESPMTPEEKLLRAIFGEKASDVRDTSLRLPPGVSGTVVEVRVFNRHGVEKDERAMAIEREEIERLAKDRDDEQAILDRNVYGRLAEMLIDKTAVAGPKGFKKDTVLTGDVLNDFPRSQWWQFATDDEKFMSEIEALRGQYDDSRKRLEQRFIDKVEKLQRGDELPPGVMKMVKVFVAVKRKIQPGDKMAGRHGNKGVVSKINPCEDMPFLEDGTHVDIVLNPLGVPSRMNVGQILETHLGWACRGMGNRIGELYEEYRKSGEIEQLRGKIVEIYGDNMKGDNVAEYDDESIERLADQLKKGVSIATPVFDGAREPDVVEALESAGYDTSGQSVLYDGRTGEEFDRKVTVGYIYMLKLHHLVDDKIHARSIGPYSLVTQQPLGGKAQFGGQRFGEMEVWALEAYGAAYTLQEMLTVKSDDVAGRTKVYEAIVRGDDTFEAGIPESFNVLVKEMRSLGLNVELQRSDAPLLTDEETADAAE, from the coding sequence ATGACCCAAACGTTCAACGGTCGCAAAAAGGTCCGTAAATATTTCGGAACCATCCGCGATGTCGCGGCTATGCCCAATCTCATCGAAGTTCAAAAAGCATCCTACGACCAGTTCCTGCAGGTCGACGAGATGCCGGGCGGTGGCCGCAAAAGTGAAGGCCTGGAAGCGGTCTTCCAGTCAGTATTTCCGATTTCCGATTTTGCGGGTACTTCGCTTCTGGAATTTGTTTCCTACGAATTTGAAGCTCCCAAATACGACGTCGACGAGTGCCGTCAGCGCGACATGACCTACGCCGCTCCGCTGAAGGTCACCCTGCGGCTCATCGTGTTCGACGTCGACGAAGACACCGGCGCCAAGTCCGTAAAGGACATCAAGGAGCAGGATGTCTACATGGGCGACATGCCGTTCATGACCGACAACGGCACCTTTATCGTCAACGGCACCGAGCGCGTGATCGTCTCCCAGATGCACCGCTCCCCGGGGGTCTTCTTCGACCACGACAAGGGCAAGACCCATTCTTCCGGCAAGCTGCTGTTTGCCGCCCGGGTGATCCCGTATCGCGGTTCCTGGCTCGACATCGAGTTCGATGCCAAGGACGTCGTTCATGCGCGTATCGACCGCCGCCGCAAGATTCCTGTGACGTCGCTCCTGATGGCGCTCGGCCTCGACGGCGAGGAGATCCTCAACACCTTCTACAATCGGGTCGAGTATACCCGTCAGAAGGACGGTTCCTGGCGCATGCCGTTTGACGGCAATCGCCTCAAGGGCACCAAGGCGTCCTATGACCTGATCGACGCCGACAGCGGCGAAGTGGTGATCGAAGGCGGCCGCAAGATCACCGCCCGCACGATCAAGCAGCTCGACGAAAAGGGCGTCAAGGCGCTGAAGGTCACCGACGAGGACCTCTTCGGCCAGTATCTTGCCGAAGACATCGTCGACGCCAAGACGGGTGAGATCTACTGCGAAGCCGGGGACGAGCTCAACGGCAAGTTGCTGGAAGAGCTGGTCGAGCGCGGCTATCACGACCTGTCGATTCTCGACATCGACCACATCAACACCGGCGCTTATATCCGCAACACGCTTGCGGTCGACAAGAACGAGTCCCGCGAGGACGCGCTGTTCGACATCTACCGCGTGATGCGCCCGGGCGAGCCGCCCACGATCGACACCGCCGAGGCGATGTTCCAGTCGCTGTTCTTCGATCCGGAGCGGTACGACCTTTCCGCCGTTGGCCGCGTGAAGATGAACATGCGCCTCGACGTGGAATGCGAAGACACGGTCCGCACGCTGCGCAAGGACGACATCCTGGAGGTTATCCGGGTGCTCGTGGAACTGCGCGACGGCAAGGGGGAAATCGACGATATCGACAACCTCGGCAACCGCCGTGTCCGCTCGGTCGGCGAACTGATGGAAAACCAGTACCGCGTCGGCCTGCTGCGCATGGAACGCGCGATCAAGGAGCGCATGAGCTCCGTCGAGATCGACACGGTCATGCCGCAGGACCTGATCAATGCGAAGCCGGCTGCCGCTGCCGTGCGTGAATTCTTCGGCTCCTCGCAGCTGTCGCAGTTCATGGACCAGACCAACCCGCTGTCGGAAGTCACTCACAAGCGCCGCCTGTCGGCGCTTGGCCCGGGCGGCCTGACCCGCGAGCGTGCGGGCTTCGAGGTTCGCGACGTTCACCCGACGCATTACGGCCGTATCTGCCCGATCGAGACCCCGGAAGGCCCGAACATCGGTCTGATCAACTCGCTGGCAACCTTCGCACGCGTGAACAAGTACGGCTTCATCGAAAGCCCGTACCGGAAAGTGAAGGGCGGCGCCGTGACCCGCGAGGTCGTCTATCTGTCCGCGATGGAGGAAGCCAAGCACTATGTGGCGCAGTCCAATGCCGTCTATGACGAGGAAGGCCGCTTCACGGAAGAGCTGATCACCTGCCGTCACGCCGGTGAAAACATGATGGTCCCGTCCGACAAGGTCGACCTCATGGACGTGTCGCCCAAGCAGCTCGTTTCGGTTGCGGCCGCGCTCATTCCGTTCCTTGAGAACGATGACGCCAACCGCGCTCTCATGGGCTCGAACATGCAGCGTCAGGCCGTGCCGCTGGTGCGCGCCGAAGCGCCGTTCGTCGGCACCGGCATGGAGCCGATCGTGGCCCGCGATTCCGGTGCTGCCATCGGCGCACGCCGTGCAGGCGTCGTCGACCAGGTGGACGCGACGCGTATCGTCATCCGTGCAACGGAAGAGATCGATCCGGGCAAGTCCGGCGTCGACATCTATCGTCTGCAGAAGTATCAGCGCTCCAACCAGAACACCTGCATCAACCAGCGGCCGCTGGTGCGTGTGGGCGACAAGGTTCACAAGGGCGACATCATCGCGGACGGTCCGTCGACCGACCTCGGCGATCTGGCTCTCGGCCGGAACGTGCTCGTCGCGTTCATGCCGTGGAACGGCTACAACTTCGAGGATCCGATCCTTCTGTCCGAGCGCATCGTCTCCGACGACGTGTTCACCTCCATCCACCTGGAAGAGTTCGAGGTGATGGCGCGTGATACCAAGCTTGGTCCAGAAGAAATCACCCGCGATATTCCGAACGTTTCGGAAGAAGCGCTGAAGAACCTCGATGAAGCAGGTATCGTCTATATCGGTGCCGAGCTGCAGCCGGGCGACATCCTGGTCGGAAAGATCACGCCGAAGGGCGAAAGCCCGATGACGCCGGAAGAAAAACTTCTGCGCGCCATTTTCGGCGAGAAGGCCTCCGACGTCCGCGACACCTCCCTGCGCCTGCCGCCGGGCGTCTCGGGCACCGTCGTCGAAGTGCGCGTCTTCAACCGCCACGGCGTTGAAAAAGACGAGCGCGCGATGGCGATCGAGCGCGAGGAAATCGAACGCCTCGCAAAGGACCGTGACGACGAACAGGCCATCCTCGACCGCAACGTCTATGGCCGTCTGGCCGAGATGCTGATCGACAAGACCGCCGTTGCCGGCCCGAAGGGCTTCAAGAAGGACACCGTGCTGACCGGGGACGTTCTCAACGACTTCCCGCGCTCGCAGTGGTGGCAGTTCGCCACCGACGACGAGAAGTTCATGTCCGAAATCGAAGCCCTGCGCGGCCAGTATGACGACAGCCGCAAGCGGCTCGAGCAGCGGTTCATCGACAAGGTGGAGAAACTGCAGCGCGGTGACGAACTTCCGCCGGGCGTCATGAAGATGGTCAAGGTCTTCGTCGCTGTGAAGCGCAAGATCCAGCCGGGCGACAAAATGGCCGGCCGCCACGGGAACAAGGGTGTGGTCTCGAAGATTAACCCCTGCGAGGACATGCCGTTCCTGGAAGACGGCACGCATGTCGATATCGTGCTGAACCCGCTCGGCGTGCCCTCGCGCATGAACGTCGGTCAGATCCTGGAAACCCACCTCGGCTGGGCTTGCCGCGGCATGGGCAACCGGATCGGCGAACTGTATGAAGAATACAGGAAGTCCGGCGAAATCGAGCAGTTGCGCGGCAAGATCGTCGAGATCTATGGTGACAACATGAAGGGCGATAATGTCGCGGAGTACGATGACGAGAGCATCGAGCGCCTCGCGGACCAGCTGAAGAAGGGCGTTTCCATTGCAACGCCGGTCTTCGACGGGGCCCGTGAACCGGACGTTGTCGAGGCACTGGAAAGCGCCGGATACGATACGAGCGGCCAGTCCGTTCTATATGACGGTCGGACCGGTGAGGAATTCGATCGCAAGGTGACCGTGGGCTACATCTACATGCTGAAGCTCCATCACCTGGTCGATGACAAAATCCACGCCCGTTCGATCGGTCCGTACTCGCTTGTCACCCAGCAGCCGCTCGGTGGTAAGGCGCAGTTCGGCGGCCAGCGCTTCGGGGAAATGGAGGTCTGGGCTCTTGAAGCTTACGGTGCAGCCTACACGCTGCAGGAAATGCTCACAGTCAAGTCGGACGACGTGGCCGGCCGTACGAAGGTCTACGAGGCCATTGTCCGCGGCGACGACACGTTCGAAGCGGGCATTCCGGAAAGCTTCAACGTGCTTGTGAAGGAAATGCGGTCCTTGGGGCTGAACGTTGAGCTTCAACGTTCCGATGCACCCTTGCTTACCGATGAAGAAACCGCGGACGCCGCCGAGTAA